A window of the Armatimonadia bacterium genome harbors these coding sequences:
- a CDS encoding alpha/beta hydrolase, whose product MLGVPGSAKRLPLIVGCLLLALGVLIARAHSQPAPAPTQGVRALPDNVELLPDVVFGTGGGRPLKMNLVRPKVIPEAPMPVVVWIHGGAWVSGDNNPGRNIPLAQRGYFTASLEYRLSREAQFPAQIEDCKAAIRYLRANAEKYHLNPNKIGCWGSSAGGHLVALLGTSGGVKELEGPGGNPDFSSAVQCVVDLFGPTDFTQIGKFPSTMNHMGANSPEALLIGGPIADNPDKCRAANPITYIDKNDPPFLIFHGDKDQTVPFNQSELLYAALQKAGVESTFVPVKGGGHGWGPQTPTEPTSREVDQMTLAFFDRHLKGIK is encoded by the coding sequence ATGCTGGGAGTTCCCGGTTCTGCAAAGCGGTTGCCGCTGATCGTCGGTTGCTTGCTGCTGGCGCTGGGGGTACTGATTGCCCGAGCCCATTCCCAGCCGGCGCCTGCTCCCACCCAGGGGGTTCGCGCCTTGCCTGACAACGTTGAGCTGCTGCCGGACGTCGTCTTCGGGACGGGTGGTGGCAGGCCGTTGAAGATGAACCTCGTGCGGCCCAAAGTGATTCCCGAGGCGCCGATGCCGGTCGTGGTGTGGATCCACGGCGGCGCCTGGGTCTCCGGCGACAACAACCCCGGTCGGAACATCCCCCTGGCCCAGAGGGGCTACTTCACCGCCAGCCTCGAGTACCGCCTCAGTCGCGAGGCGCAGTTCCCGGCGCAGATCGAGGACTGCAAGGCGGCGATCCGCTACCTGCGTGCCAACGCTGAGAAGTACCACCTCAACCCGAACAAGATTGGCTGCTGGGGAAGCTCGGCCGGAGGTCACCTGGTGGCGCTGCTGGGCACCTCGGGCGGCGTCAAGGAGCTGGAAGGACCCGGCGGTAACCCCGACTTCTCCAGTGCAGTGCAGTGCGTGGTCGACCTCTTCGGCCCGACGGACTTCACCCAGATCGGCAAGTTCCCCAGCACCATGAACCACATGGGGGCCAACTCGCCGGAAGCCCTCCTGATCGGCGGCCCCATCGCAGACAACCCCGACAAGTGCCGGGCGGCCAACCCGATAACCTATATAGATAAGAACGATCCGCCCTTCCTGATCTTCCACGGGGACAAGGACCAGACCGTGCCCTTCAACCAGTCCGAGTTGCTCTACGCCGCCCTGCAGAAGGCGGGCGTAGAGTCGACCTTCGTCCCGGTTAAGGGTGGTGGGCATGGATGGGGGCCGCAGACTCCCACGGAGCCGACCAGTCGCGAGGTCGACCAGATGACCCTCGCCTTCTTCGACCGACACCTGAAGGGCATCAAGTAA
- a CDS encoding pyrimidine 5'-nucleotidase, protein MPRTIHAILFDLDNTLYDASAGLQRVVDERITQWIMDNLGLPFAQADALRVRTWRQYGTTAKGLEAEYGLPPKPLYDWAVSQVDPAGCLEASPELSEMLSRFQAELHVFTNATEVYARKVLQTLGVSRHFQRVFDIEYNGWQCKPQEAIYEHIVQTLALPPEQIALVEDNPRNLEPAIKLGMLTVLLDNDEGDVNADLRIETILQLADALAGAGVQA, encoded by the coding sequence ATGCCCCGCACTATCCACGCTATTCTCTTCGATCTCGACAATACCCTCTACGACGCCTCCGCCGGCCTGCAGCGGGTGGTGGATGAGCGGATCACGCAGTGGATCATGGACAACCTGGGCCTGCCCTTTGCCCAGGCCGATGCGCTTCGAGTCCGAACCTGGCGGCAGTACGGGACGACGGCCAAGGGCCTGGAGGCTGAGTACGGATTGCCGCCCAAGCCGCTGTATGACTGGGCCGTCAGTCAGGTCGACCCCGCCGGGTGTCTGGAGGCTTCGCCGGAGCTCTCGGAGATGCTGTCGCGGTTCCAGGCCGAGCTGCACGTCTTCACCAACGCCACCGAGGTCTATGCACGCAAGGTGCTGCAGACCCTCGGCGTCAGTCGGCACTTCCAGCGCGTCTTCGACATCGAGTACAACGGTTGGCAGTGCAAGCCGCAGGAGGCGATCTACGAGCACATCGTGCAGACGCTGGCGCTGCCACCAGAGCAGATCGCCCTGGTGGAGGACAACCCGCGCAACCTGGAACCGGCGATCAAGCTGGGGATGCTCACGGTGCTGCTGGACAACGACGAGGGCGACGTCAACGCCGACCTGCGGATCGAGACCATCCTGCAACTGGCCGATGCTCTTGCCGGAGCCGGTGTACAGGCCTGA
- a CDS encoding glycoside hydrolase domain-containing protein, whose amino-acid sequence MHRPAPGYAPAVILPGLLLTLLVASGMAFGEEPAPMQPIAPEVSALYTLVRNGGFEEGTDMPTFWDPFPPKPEKWGHHRLDRGIFHSGKASGAVISDEPHPSGKATQQWMKYTVPVKGGSSLIFSYWIRIDRARPIGTGCHFYRADKGHVGFVPVPVPSTAQDWTYVRQYVPVPPDAVNMGIALYAGDEGTTWYDDVALVGTPEMTAAAGTPLIDGHLSDDCWTSANCVRTFVVEPGTGLADPQPRAWVAYDNNRVYVAFRSPKTGPLSVVKGLVPGKQTVAGDYVELQLDPSHQRKNPFRLQVNAAGTVLATRGDGQVWDSGAQSAVQISGDTWSAEVSIPLSALDLDLSVGKVWGLNLAFHRASRSEDVTWSLGASENAGRLGDVTLTPDLTPYYRRGLTQRLAEFAQARTALQEELKQISVPASHLPKVEQLIAEAKAEADRMADPASEINLEQLAGLQDRLEQARKVALEGLFTLEPAATTGEFRVVVTSALQKVPQTEPVQGEVPLQKVALTAAGDETESFQLVVIPGAANVKGLKVVAPALKGPGGEVPLTWYRVGFVETAKPDYPTDFVGWWPDPLLPAGPVDVSAGQRQPLWFSAEVPAGTQPGVYSGTVTLRSDKSAVTVPVQLRVRSFSLPRPGTLATAFGLYASTLSKWWWGTAPYRDNMPIEMFREWCEFLGKYRLGVKNIGAEYVSHKEENGELKVDLSALHQTVEQVAPKYFSPLSMSVFRVPSSVSLGRVDAEKGPAEHAQLVAAYAKEWERQKLPGQLHVYGYDEPGAKDYPFLAEGYRRIHESAPGYPIMQTIGDPNPRQLAGLVDIWCPLTPALTSDFYRERLAAGDTLWAYTCCSPKPPYANFFIDQPATDHRLLFWQLRQAGATGFLYWCVCYWDGLPNVASGKPCFPEVPIHLKDLGTYNSFKDNGDGMLIYPGNERKPWPSIRLECLRDGIEDYEYLALLSRLVDSARQLPANQRPPQEMLSQAEELCRVPTTLSTAMNKYSKSASLLQSRRDEVADMIEALQARGVK is encoded by the coding sequence ATGCATCGACCTGCCCCTGGATACGCACCTGCGGTGATCCTGCCCGGCCTGCTGCTAACCCTTCTGGTGGCAAGCGGCATGGCCTTCGGAGAGGAGCCTGCCCCCATGCAGCCGATCGCGCCCGAGGTCAGCGCTCTGTACACCCTCGTCCGCAATGGCGGCTTCGAGGAAGGGACGGACATGCCGACTTTCTGGGATCCCTTCCCGCCCAAGCCCGAGAAGTGGGGGCATCATCGCCTCGACCGCGGGATCTTCCATTCCGGCAAGGCCAGCGGTGCGGTCATCAGCGACGAGCCCCATCCGTCCGGCAAGGCGACGCAGCAGTGGATGAAGTACACCGTGCCCGTGAAGGGCGGCTCCAGTCTCATCTTCTCCTACTGGATCCGCATCGACCGCGCCCGACCCATCGGGACCGGCTGCCACTTCTACCGCGCCGACAAGGGCCACGTGGGCTTTGTCCCGGTGCCGGTGCCGTCAACCGCCCAGGACTGGACCTACGTGCGGCAGTATGTGCCGGTGCCGCCCGACGCCGTGAATATGGGCATCGCGCTCTACGCCGGTGACGAGGGAACCACCTGGTACGACGATGTGGCCCTGGTGGGAACGCCGGAGATGACGGCCGCCGCAGGCACGCCTCTGATCGACGGCCACCTGAGCGACGACTGCTGGACCTCGGCCAACTGCGTCCGGACCTTCGTGGTGGAGCCGGGGACAGGCCTGGCAGATCCGCAGCCTCGGGCCTGGGTCGCCTATGACAACAACCGAGTCTACGTGGCCTTCCGCAGTCCGAAGACGGGCCCGCTGTCTGTTGTGAAGGGTCTGGTGCCGGGCAAGCAGACCGTCGCCGGTGACTACGTGGAGCTGCAGCTCGACCCGAGCCATCAGCGCAAGAACCCCTTCCGCCTCCAGGTCAATGCTGCGGGAACGGTCCTTGCCACCCGTGGCGATGGGCAGGTCTGGGACTCCGGCGCTCAGAGCGCGGTGCAGATCAGCGGCGACACCTGGTCTGCCGAAGTCTCGATACCTCTCTCGGCACTGGACCTCGATCTGAGTGTAGGCAAGGTCTGGGGGCTGAACCTGGCCTTCCACCGCGCCTCTCGCAGCGAGGATGTGACCTGGTCACTGGGAGCTTCCGAGAACGCCGGACGACTGGGCGATGTCACTCTGACCCCTGACCTTACTCCCTACTACCGCCGCGGGCTGACACAGCGGCTCGCGGAGTTCGCCCAGGCTCGGACGGCCCTGCAGGAAGAGCTCAAGCAGATCTCCGTTCCGGCCTCGCACCTGCCGAAGGTGGAGCAGTTGATCGCCGAGGCCAAGGCTGAGGCGGACCGCATGGCCGATCCGGCTTCGGAGATCAACCTCGAGCAATTGGCCGGGCTGCAGGACCGTCTGGAGCAGGCGCGCAAGGTGGCGCTGGAAGGTCTCTTCACTCTCGAGCCTGCGGCAACCACCGGCGAGTTCCGGGTGGTCGTCACCTCGGCACTCCAGAAGGTCCCACAGACCGAGCCGGTGCAGGGCGAGGTTCCGCTGCAGAAGGTCGCGCTAACGGCTGCCGGTGATGAGACGGAGTCCTTCCAGCTTGTGGTCATCCCCGGTGCCGCTAACGTGAAGGGCCTCAAGGTGGTAGCCCCGGCTCTGAAGGGCCCTGGTGGCGAAGTGCCGCTGACCTGGTACCGAGTTGGCTTCGTCGAGACCGCGAAGCCTGACTATCCGACGGACTTCGTCGGATGGTGGCCCGATCCGCTCCTTCCGGCGGGACCGGTGGACGTCTCTGCCGGACAGCGCCAGCCCCTGTGGTTCAGTGCGGAGGTCCCTGCGGGTACTCAGCCGGGCGTGTACTCGGGTACGGTCACGCTGCGCAGCGACAAGAGTGCAGTGACTGTGCCAGTGCAACTGCGGGTGAGGTCCTTCTCCTTGCCGAGGCCCGGGACGCTGGCAACGGCCTTCGGGCTGTACGCGAGCACCCTGTCGAAGTGGTGGTGGGGAACCGCGCCCTACCGGGACAACATGCCCATCGAGATGTTCCGCGAGTGGTGCGAGTTCCTGGGCAAGTACCGCCTCGGGGTCAAGAATATCGGCGCCGAGTACGTGTCCCACAAGGAAGAGAACGGGGAGCTGAAGGTTGACCTGAGCGCCCTGCACCAGACCGTCGAGCAGGTCGCTCCGAAGTACTTCTCGCCGCTGTCGATGAGCGTGTTCCGCGTGCCTTCCTCGGTCTCGCTGGGTAGGGTCGATGCCGAGAAGGGACCGGCGGAGCACGCGCAACTGGTGGCGGCGTATGCGAAGGAGTGGGAGCGTCAGAAGCTGCCCGGCCAACTGCACGTGTACGGCTACGACGAGCCCGGCGCGAAGGACTACCCCTTCCTTGCAGAGGGCTACCGACGCATCCATGAGTCCGCGCCGGGGTACCCGATCATGCAGACGATCGGTGACCCGAACCCGCGTCAGCTTGCCGGCCTGGTCGACATCTGGTGCCCGCTGACTCCGGCGCTGACTTCCGACTTCTACCGCGAGCGACTGGCGGCGGGTGACACGCTCTGGGCCTACACGTGCTGCTCGCCGAAGCCGCCCTATGCCAACTTCTTCATCGACCAGCCGGCGACCGACCACCGGCTGCTGTTCTGGCAGCTTCGTCAGGCAGGAGCCACTGGTTTCCTGTACTGGTGCGTGTGCTACTGGGACGGCCTGCCGAATGTTGCTTCAGGCAAGCCCTGCTTCCCGGAGGTGCCCATCCACCTGAAGGACCTGGGCACCTACAACAGCTTCAAGGACAACGGCGACGGGATGCTGATCTACCCCGGAAATGAGCGCAAGCCCTGGCCGTCGATTCGGCTGGAATGTCTCCGTGACGGCATCGAGGACTACGAGTACCTGGCCCTGCTGTCGCGCCTGGTTGACAGTGCTCGGCAGCTCCCTGCGAACCAGCGTCCTCCGCAGGAGATGCTCAGTCAGGCCGAGGAGCTGTGCCGCGTGCCGACCACGCTGTCCACGGCGATGAACAAGTACAGCAAGTCGGCGTCGCTGCTTCAGTCGCGACGCGACGAGGTTGCCGACATGATTGAGGCCTTGCAGGCGCGTGGGGTGAAGTAG
- a CDS encoding Gfo/Idh/MocA family oxidoreductase — translation MTANFEPVRLCLVGVSNFAESHAGSVRKMEEEGLAKQTCALVRSPQKYADAVAKYQERGVKVYFTLEEMLREEQGKTELITLPIAIPDHAAVSIACMEAGYNVLCEKPPAATIEQIDAMIEAQKRTGKMCAIGFQNQSKNTVRALKRAICDGRLGDIQHIETMATWVRLETYYERNDWAGKLLFFGKYCLDGSAQNALAHYLYNGLYWASPKWLHAASPVKVRGEVYHAHPITSEDLSGIQVETDTGVLVTYLVTLAGWEHSGPISKVYGTKGWAEWAMSGSTVFHFDDGTTETVEFDGNAEHHEVFRNAIRYLRGVDAELNCPVEMTRPHTVALNAAFESNGAPQQIPAEYVTREPRNDTIFTAINDIPEVIRQGYEQGKLYSDLGVPWARATRWVDTRDYRAFRPSF, via the coding sequence ATGACTGCAAACTTCGAGCCCGTCAGGCTATGTTTGGTGGGCGTATCCAACTTCGCAGAAAGCCACGCCGGCTCCGTTCGCAAGATGGAGGAGGAGGGCTTGGCCAAGCAGACCTGCGCCCTCGTCCGCAGCCCGCAGAAGTACGCCGACGCCGTGGCCAAGTACCAGGAGCGCGGTGTGAAGGTCTACTTCACACTCGAGGAGATGCTGCGCGAGGAGCAGGGCAAGACCGAGCTGATCACGCTGCCGATCGCCATTCCCGACCACGCCGCGGTGTCCATCGCCTGCATGGAGGCCGGGTACAACGTTCTGTGTGAGAAGCCGCCTGCTGCGACCATCGAGCAGATCGACGCCATGATCGAGGCCCAGAAGCGCACCGGCAAGATGTGCGCCATCGGGTTCCAGAATCAGTCCAAGAACACCGTCCGCGCGCTCAAGCGAGCCATCTGCGACGGCCGCCTCGGTGACATCCAGCACATCGAGACCATGGCCACCTGGGTCCGCCTCGAGACCTACTACGAGCGCAACGACTGGGCGGGCAAGCTCCTCTTCTTCGGCAAGTACTGCCTCGACGGCAGCGCCCAGAACGCCCTGGCCCACTACCTGTACAACGGGCTCTACTGGGCTTCGCCCAAGTGGCTGCACGCCGCCTCGCCGGTCAAGGTCCGTGGCGAGGTCTACCATGCACACCCGATCACCAGTGAGGACCTGTCCGGGATTCAGGTCGAGACCGACACCGGCGTCCTCGTGACCTACCTCGTGACCCTCGCCGGCTGGGAGCACTCTGGCCCGATCTCGAAGGTCTACGGCACCAAGGGCTGGGCGGAGTGGGCGATGAGCGGCTCGACGGTGTTCCACTTCGATGATGGCACCACAGAGACGGTGGAGTTCGACGGCAACGCGGAGCACCACGAGGTCTTCCGCAACGCCATCCGCTACCTGCGCGGCGTGGATGCGGAGCTCAACTGCCCGGTCGAGATGACCCGGCCCCACACCGTGGCACTGAACGCGGCCTTCGAGTCCAATGGTGCGCCGCAGCAGATTCCGGCGGAGTACGTGACGCGCGAACCGCGCAACGACACGATCTTCACGGCCATCAACGACATTCCCGAGGTCATCCGACAGGGCTATGAGCAGGGCAAGCTCTACAGCGACCTGGGAGTGCCCTGGGCCAGGGCAACGCGCTGGGTCGACACACGGGACTACCGGGCCTTCAGGCCTTCCTTCTAG
- a CDS encoding GRP family sugar transporter gives MDLFGFLLALVSMVLFGLYMVPRKLCGLRDFAFVLSMCVGTVVSTQIAALLVHRGCLPPVAPGAALLALSSGLVWTLGMLSYTLSVTHMGLALATPIKNTTAVVGTVFGLVVFSEWRETSPWLALVGSLLVVACAVILAQTGTKNGSKPEGPEEAGEGAGEPERSSVNAAGVFWALMAALGFAFYAVPFKFAQRAGLDSYTLTALTGLGTLPGAACLFLFFSRGRRGWLRAPLSDHLYAALCGVIWSAATVTMAEAILRIGLAVTWPVTNLNTIVTVAAGILWFHEIDARKHARTIAIAMVCATVGSLLLGVARG, from the coding sequence TTGGATCTGTTCGGTTTCCTGCTCGCCCTCGTGTCGATGGTGCTCTTCGGCCTGTACATGGTCCCGCGCAAGCTCTGCGGTCTGCGGGACTTTGCTTTTGTCCTGAGCATGTGCGTCGGCACCGTCGTGTCTACGCAGATTGCGGCGCTGCTGGTTCATCGCGGTTGCCTGCCGCCGGTAGCTCCCGGAGCTGCCCTGCTGGCGCTCTCTTCCGGGCTGGTATGGACCCTCGGGATGCTGTCCTACACCCTCTCCGTCACCCACATGGGCCTGGCCCTTGCGACACCGATCAAGAACACCACGGCGGTAGTCGGAACCGTCTTCGGCCTGGTCGTGTTCTCCGAATGGAGAGAGACGAGTCCCTGGCTGGCCCTGGTTGGTAGCCTGCTTGTGGTGGCCTGCGCGGTGATTCTGGCGCAGACCGGCACGAAGAACGGGAGCAAACCGGAAGGACCGGAGGAGGCTGGAGAGGGCGCCGGCGAGCCGGAGCGCAGTTCCGTCAACGCAGCGGGCGTGTTCTGGGCGCTGATGGCCGCCCTAGGCTTCGCCTTCTACGCGGTACCCTTCAAGTTCGCGCAGCGGGCCGGTCTGGACAGCTACACTCTGACCGCCCTGACCGGTCTGGGCACCCTCCCGGGCGCCGCTTGCTTGTTTCTGTTCTTCAGCCGGGGTCGTCGCGGGTGGCTGCGGGCGCCGCTGTCGGATCACCTCTATGCGGCGCTCTGCGGAGTCATCTGGTCGGCAGCCACCGTCACCATGGCCGAGGCAATCCTGCGCATCGGCCTGGCAGTAACCTGGCCGGTAACGAACCTCAACACCATCGTGACCGTGGCCGCAGGCATCCTGTGGTTCCATGAAATCGATGCCCGCAAGCATGCACGGACCATCGCCATCGCCATGGTCTGTGCCACCGTCGGTTCCCTGCTCCTGGGAGTGGCCCGTGGATAG
- a CDS encoding phosphatase PAP2 family protein codes for MDSSIQTFLSRLRSRLTCGRCLWLLLALSLPLVHLALDPLTEPARQAMLRVPGLGWVMEVVRCFGKFETQTAMLLTAFLVMWLARWKPAKRWLLVTVLALLATAIATNGLKLIVRRERPKPVSSQITTTNEIQDIATGKRMSFPSGDTASAFAIALVLGAFVPSLGPWSVLMACLVGVSRVYFGCHYWADVLGGALVGVAMTVLVLRSARRRGWLPEPR; via the coding sequence GTGGATAGCTCCATCCAGACCTTCCTGTCCAGACTGCGTTCGCGTCTCACCTGCGGCCGCTGCCTGTGGCTGCTCCTGGCCCTCTCACTGCCCTTGGTCCACCTTGCCCTCGACCCGCTCACTGAGCCCGCACGACAGGCAATGTTGCGGGTGCCCGGCCTGGGCTGGGTCATGGAAGTCGTGCGCTGCTTCGGCAAGTTCGAGACCCAGACGGCCATGCTGCTCACTGCCTTCCTGGTGATGTGGCTCGCCCGCTGGAAGCCTGCGAAGCGCTGGCTGCTTGTCACGGTCCTTGCACTGCTGGCGACCGCGATTGCCACCAACGGCCTCAAGCTGATCGTGCGCAGGGAGCGGCCCAAACCGGTGAGCAGCCAGATCACCACCACCAATGAGATACAGGACATCGCCACGGGCAAGCGTATGTCCTTCCCCTCCGGCGACACCGCCTCCGCCTTCGCCATCGCCCTTGTACTGGGCGCTTTCGTCCCCTCGCTGGGGCCGTGGTCGGTGCTCATGGCCTGTCTGGTGGGCGTCTCGCGAGTGTACTTCGGCTGCCACTACTGGGCGGATGTGCTTGGGGGAGCGCTGGTCGGCGTCGCGATGACGGTCCTGGTTCTGCGCTCTGCCCGTCGGCGCGGCTGGCTCCCAGAGCCGAGGTAG